A DNA window from Aminiphilus circumscriptus DSM 16581 contains the following coding sequences:
- the fliI gene encoding flagellar protein export ATPase FliI, which produces MGKDLLGVLEVRLDRSDWIRVNGRVVQVVGLVIESQGPDVQVGDLCEIRFRRRNSVLRAEVVGFRGDRVLLMPLGDIQDIGPGCDVVAMGRSLGVHVGSGLLGRVLDGLGRPIDEKGPVAVSGFYPLHAAPPHPLRRQHISKPLSVGVKVMDGLLTLGQGQRVGIFSGSGVGKSTLLGMMARNTEADVNVIGLVGERGREVKEFLDNDLGVEGLKRSVVVVATSDQPPLVRLKAALTATTIAEYFRDQGENVLLMMDSITRVAMAQRDSGLAVGEPPATRGYTPSVFAFLPRLLERAGAGERGSITAIYSVLVEGDDMNEPVADTVRGILDGHIVLSRQIAARNHYPAVDVLRSISRVMPGVVSEEQMAAATTIREVLSVFEDAQDLVNIGAYKTGSNPKIDWALEYIDRVQDFLRQGIQERFSFEETVRTMESLVPSLQEARR; this is translated from the coding sequence ATGGGAAAGGATCTGTTGGGCGTCCTCGAGGTGCGTTTGGACCGGAGCGACTGGATCCGCGTCAACGGAAGAGTCGTTCAGGTCGTGGGGCTCGTCATCGAGTCTCAGGGGCCGGATGTGCAGGTGGGGGATCTCTGCGAGATCCGCTTTCGCAGGCGGAACAGCGTGCTCCGTGCGGAAGTGGTGGGTTTTCGGGGCGATCGGGTGTTGCTCATGCCGCTCGGAGACATTCAGGACATCGGTCCGGGGTGCGATGTGGTGGCCATGGGGCGAAGCCTCGGCGTTCATGTGGGGAGCGGTCTCCTCGGCAGGGTTTTGGATGGACTGGGGCGTCCCATCGACGAAAAGGGTCCCGTGGCGGTCTCCGGCTTCTACCCCCTTCACGCTGCGCCGCCGCACCCGCTGCGCCGGCAGCACATTTCGAAACCGCTCTCCGTGGGCGTCAAGGTCATGGATGGTCTGCTGACCCTGGGGCAGGGGCAGCGTGTGGGCATCTTCTCCGGTTCAGGCGTCGGCAAGAGCACTCTTCTCGGAATGATGGCCCGCAACACCGAGGCGGATGTGAATGTCATCGGCCTTGTGGGAGAACGGGGACGGGAAGTCAAGGAGTTCCTCGACAACGATTTGGGAGTGGAGGGCCTCAAGCGTTCCGTCGTGGTGGTGGCCACGTCGGACCAACCGCCCCTCGTGCGTCTCAAGGCGGCGCTCACTGCCACGACGATCGCGGAATACTTCCGCGACCAGGGAGAGAACGTCCTGCTCATGATGGATTCCATCACCCGCGTCGCCATGGCGCAGCGTGATTCGGGACTGGCCGTGGGAGAGCCTCCCGCCACACGCGGGTACACGCCTTCGGTATTTGCCTTTCTGCCCCGTCTTCTCGAGCGGGCCGGCGCGGGAGAGCGGGGAAGCATCACCGCCATCTACTCGGTTCTCGTGGAGGGCGATGACATGAACGAGCCCGTGGCGGACACGGTGCGGGGCATTCTCGACGGACACATCGTTCTCTCCCGCCAGATCGCCGCGAGAAACCACTACCCTGCGGTGGATGTCCTCCGAAGCATCAGCCGTGTGATGCCCGGCGTGGTTTCGGAGGAGCAAATGGCGGCGGCCACGACGATACGGGAAGTCCTCTCCGTGTTCGAGGATGCCCAGGATCTGGTCAACATCGGTGCGTACAAGACCGGAAGCAATCCGAAAATAGACTGGGCGCTGGAATACATCGACCGGGTGCAGGATTTTCTCCGTCAGGGTATTCAGGAGCGGTTCTCCTTCGAGGAGACCGTGCGGACTATGGAATCCCTCGTGCCGAGCCTCCAGGAGGCGAGGAGATAG
- a CDS encoding lytic transglycosylase domain-containing protein, which translates to MRPSLANVNRVLARIEEIQNRFSPSGGSDMPLERLREGVSPGNFERALEEARKKEKTQGKDRNRALQHVLASDSPGLADGEGIFDRDEVLLSEERRGGVTWQAALPATAGAYGLDPALVRAVIRMESGGNSRAVSPKGAQGLMQLMPGTAKMLGVQNAFDPIENMDGGVRYLASMLQRYDGDMEKALAAYNAGPGRVDACGGIPAIPETQRYVRNVLALYRKLKEEE; encoded by the coding sequence ATGCGACCCAGTCTCGCGAACGTGAATCGTGTTCTCGCCCGAATCGAGGAAATTCAGAACCGCTTTTCTCCTTCCGGAGGCTCCGACATGCCGCTGGAACGTTTGCGGGAAGGCGTTTCGCCGGGGAATTTCGAGCGCGCCCTCGAAGAGGCGCGAAAGAAGGAGAAAACCCAGGGGAAGGACAGAAACCGTGCTTTGCAACATGTCCTCGCCTCGGACAGCCCGGGACTCGCCGACGGTGAAGGAATTTTCGACAGGGACGAGGTGCTTCTCTCGGAGGAAAGACGTGGCGGAGTGACGTGGCAAGCAGCTCTCCCTGCAACCGCAGGAGCGTACGGTCTCGATCCGGCCCTTGTCCGGGCGGTGATCCGCATGGAGTCGGGAGGCAATTCGAGGGCGGTCTCGCCCAAGGGGGCTCAGGGACTCATGCAGCTCATGCCGGGAACGGCAAAAATGCTGGGAGTCCAAAATGCCTTCGATCCCATTGAAAACATGGATGGAGGCGTCCGCTACCTTGCTTCAATGCTGCAGCGATATGACGGTGACATGGAGAAGGCGCTTGCGGCGTACAACGCTGGTCCAGGAAGAGTGGATGCCTGTGGCGGCATTCCGGCCATCCCGGAGACGCAGCGATACGTCCGGAATGTGCTGGCTCTTTACAGGAAACTGAAGGAGGAGGAATAG
- the fliJ gene encoding flagellar export protein FliJ: MMQKIRRFRRILSTKIQEEQIVQVELSERLTAEQNVLAQLDGLKLERQRALDEFVTQVGRVFSPRDLWHQRQHIECIDTDMECKERELATLRRAIEETKVRLLERHREVRMLENYVEKLQAADTAVRLSTAQNELDDLTCMRFNTTREEFPCDPVSRT; the protein is encoded by the coding sequence ATGATGCAGAAGATCCGGAGATTTCGACGTATCCTTTCGACGAAAATCCAAGAGGAACAGATCGTTCAGGTGGAACTTTCCGAGCGGCTCACGGCGGAGCAGAACGTGCTCGCCCAGCTCGACGGATTGAAGCTGGAGCGCCAGCGCGCCCTGGACGAGTTCGTGACCCAGGTCGGGCGAGTGTTCTCCCCCAGGGATCTCTGGCATCAGCGGCAGCATATCGAGTGCATCGACACGGATATGGAGTGCAAGGAGCGGGAATTGGCCACCCTGCGCCGTGCCATTGAAGAGACCAAGGTGCGTCTCCTTGAGCGGCACCGCGAGGTGCGCATGCTGGAGAATTACGTGGAAAAGCTCCAGGCCGCGGATACGGCGGTGCGGCTCTCGACGGCGCAGAACGAGTTGGACGATCTCACCTGCATGCGTTTCAACACCACTCGGGAGGAATTTCCATGCGACCCAGTCTCGCGAACGTGA
- the flgD gene encoding flagellar hook assembly protein FlgD: MFQTASVAGTGSAFSTSSASSSDITRTVKTELDKDDFLKLLITQLTHQDPLNPMEDKEFIAQMAQFSSLEQLTNLNAGLESMTNFAMTNAVNYIGRTVTFYNSDGEELSYKVTSVTFNQGEVTLHYDGGSVPLENVIGVA, from the coding sequence ATGTTTCAGACGGCGAGCGTTGCGGGAACGGGAAGTGCTTTCTCCACAAGCAGCGCCAGTTCGAGTGACATAACCAGAACGGTGAAGACCGAACTTGACAAGGACGATTTCCTGAAGCTTCTCATTACGCAGCTTACGCACCAGGATCCGCTGAACCCCATGGAGGACAAGGAGTTCATCGCCCAGATGGCACAGTTCAGCTCCCTTGAGCAGTTGACGAACCTCAACGCGGGGCTGGAGAGCATGACGAACTTCGCCATGACCAACGCGGTGAATTACATCGGAAGAACCGTCACCTTCTACAACAGCGACGGCGAGGAACTTTCCTACAAGGTAACCTCCGTGACCTTCAATCAGGGGGAAGTGACGCTCCATTACGACGGAGGCAGTGTTCCTCTCGAGAACGTCATCGGCGTTGCCTGA
- a CDS encoding flagellar hook-length control protein FliK, protein MSVNSVQALFPDPASASPAGKRSGKTQSASSGAVFETFLSTAGENLSQSDTGKGAVLEGSLAESHAAVSGALSPGLVELAWTFWTGDGDEDPAKEVLADPSKAEEEDVSFEEETGAGALRDGAPESSLSCLADGVDIAEIVAVPATPGGVEVAAENLIEEGSAVVPSPPVPENQPAVSVEERHRDGMAAVLDENVARSEETVLSQAGLLDEGDDAADKDASGVVFPEGGARRADAKNEGNTASLLKKGMPLSRENDASGMLRSAAVPVREEVVKNLPEGALSGGAESKESPAPVSELSLEDIAKTVTEKAVVEDALPRNAAMTGRPLLPDGSVPNEARPKSDEGAGKSVSQELGQTAAREVPEAHSETEQRSGDAFAGGHEGQGARNTATSSASLGRETAFASLLDGSASSDISGPARSVPGPLPGEGASLPLQGRGFAALPEGMTEVVRVIATEEGHRARIIVDPPALGRVDVTVQTTGNGMEAVLRVDNEALRQTLLGQLDQLRQALAQQGITVGQLSVDVRQQEEQQHNQSDSGKSRRTNRLSGMEDGGSDEDEERRTVRLDLERGLLHWIA, encoded by the coding sequence ATGTCCGTCAATTCCGTCCAGGCACTTTTTCCGGATCCCGCTTCGGCTTCGCCTGCGGGAAAGAGATCCGGCAAGACCCAAAGCGCCTCTTCCGGAGCGGTTTTCGAGACGTTCCTTTCCACTGCGGGGGAGAATCTTTCCCAAAGCGATACCGGGAAGGGGGCAGTTCTCGAAGGATCGCTTGCGGAATCCCATGCTGCTGTTTCGGGGGCTCTTTCGCCGGGGCTCGTCGAGCTGGCGTGGACGTTCTGGACTGGCGACGGAGACGAAGATCCGGCGAAAGAGGTGCTTGCCGATCCCTCGAAGGCGGAAGAGGAGGACGTGTCGTTCGAAGAGGAAACGGGTGCGGGTGCGCTTCGGGATGGTGCGCCGGAGAGTTCGCTTTCCTGCTTGGCGGACGGCGTGGATATCGCCGAGATCGTCGCAGTGCCTGCAACGCCAGGCGGCGTTGAGGTCGCTGCGGAAAATTTGATTGAAGAGGGGAGTGCTGTCGTTCCGTCTCCCCCGGTGCCCGAAAATCAACCTGCGGTTTCGGTCGAAGAACGGCACCGTGATGGAATGGCGGCGGTTTTGGACGAAAACGTGGCCCGTTCGGAAGAAACGGTACTCTCGCAGGCGGGACTTCTCGACGAAGGCGATGACGCTGCGGACAAGGATGCCTCCGGGGTTGTTTTTCCCGAGGGGGGGGCTCGGAGGGCAGACGCAAAGAATGAAGGGAACACCGCTTCGTTGTTGAAAAAGGGAATGCCTCTTTCCAGAGAGAACGACGCTTCCGGAATGCTTCGTTCCGCTGCGGTGCCTGTCCGGGAGGAGGTTGTGAAAAACCTCCCCGAGGGCGCTCTCTCCGGAGGGGCCGAGAGCAAAGAATCTCCGGCGCCGGTTTCGGAATTATCGCTCGAAGATATCGCGAAAACGGTGACGGAGAAGGCAGTTGTGGAGGATGCGCTCCCCCGGAATGCGGCGATGACAGGACGTCCGCTCTTGCCGGACGGCTCCGTTCCGAATGAGGCTCGTCCTAAAAGCGATGAGGGGGCGGGCAAGAGCGTGTCTCAGGAATTGGGACAGACCGCGGCTCGGGAGGTTCCGGAAGCGCATTCCGAAACGGAGCAGCGGAGTGGTGATGCATTTGCCGGAGGACATGAGGGGCAGGGCGCCAGGAACACCGCGACGTCCTCGGCATCGCTCGGAAGGGAGACGGCTTTCGCCTCGCTCCTTGACGGGAGTGCATCCTCCGACATTTCCGGTCCGGCGCGGAGTGTTCCGGGCCCCCTTCCCGGAGAAGGTGCGTCCCTCCCGCTGCAGGGGCGCGGATTCGCGGCTCTGCCCGAGGGGATGACGGAAGTGGTGCGTGTGATTGCCACTGAAGAGGGGCATCGTGCCCGGATTATCGTGGATCCTCCCGCTCTGGGACGCGTGGACGTGACCGTCCAGACCACGGGAAACGGCATGGAGGCGGTGCTCCGGGTGGACAACGAGGCGTTGCGGCAGACCCTGTTGGGCCAGCTCGACCAGTTGCGGCAGGCCCTCGCACAGCAGGGAATCACCGTTGGGCAGCTCAGCGTCGATGTCCGGCAGCAGGAAGAGCAGCAGCACAACCAGAGCGATTCCGGAAAGAGCCGACGGACGAACAGGCTTTCCGGTATGGAAGACGGTGGTTCCGACGAAGACGAGGAACGGAGAACCGTGCGGCTTGACCTCGAGCGGGGCTTGCTGCACTGGATAGCCTGA
- the fliG gene encoding flagellar motor switch protein FliG, with the protein MAKKELRGRDKAAILLVSLGPEVAGLIYKQLDEGTIELLTLEIANLRKITPDVKLQVLKEAQELLMAKEFLSQGGVDYARSLLEQALGSERAQEILRRITASLQVRPFDFMRHTDAQQVLSFIQGEHPQTIALILSYLVPEQAAAIMGGLPANIQWDVTRRIATMDRITPEVLREVERVLERKLSSVLGQDFTIAGGIEAVVDIINRVDRGTERNIMEMLEEKDPDLAEEIKRRLFVFEDVIGLDDRSLQRVLREVDIKDLSLALKGATEELRQKFFKNMSKRASEMLVEDMQFMGPVRVRDVEEAQQKIVNVIRALEDAGEIVIARGGEEELIV; encoded by the coding sequence ATGGCCAAAAAAGAACTGAGGGGGAGAGACAAAGCTGCCATCCTCTTGGTTTCTCTGGGCCCTGAAGTGGCAGGACTCATCTACAAGCAGCTCGACGAGGGGACCATCGAGTTGCTTACACTCGAAATCGCCAACCTGCGGAAAATCACTCCGGATGTCAAACTCCAGGTCCTTAAAGAGGCCCAGGAGCTGCTCATGGCCAAGGAATTCCTTTCCCAGGGGGGTGTGGATTACGCACGGTCGCTCCTGGAGCAGGCCCTCGGATCCGAGCGCGCCCAGGAAATCCTCCGGCGCATCACCGCGAGCCTTCAGGTCCGCCCCTTCGACTTCATGCGCCACACCGACGCGCAACAGGTTCTTAGCTTCATCCAGGGAGAGCATCCCCAGACTATCGCCCTCATTCTCTCCTATCTCGTTCCCGAACAAGCTGCGGCGATCATGGGCGGCCTGCCCGCCAACATTCAGTGGGATGTGACGCGGCGTATCGCCACCATGGACAGGATCACTCCGGAAGTCCTGCGGGAGGTGGAGCGGGTGCTGGAGCGAAAACTCAGCAGTGTTCTCGGCCAGGATTTCACCATTGCCGGAGGCATCGAAGCTGTGGTGGACATTATCAACCGTGTGGATCGGGGTACGGAGCGGAACATCATGGAAATGCTCGAGGAAAAGGACCCCGACTTGGCGGAGGAAATCAAGCGGCGCCTCTTCGTCTTCGAGGATGTGATCGGACTGGACGACCGCTCGCTTCAGCGCGTCCTCCGGGAAGTGGACATCAAGGACCTCTCCCTCGCCCTCAAGGGAGCCACGGAGGAGTTGCGGCAGAAGTTCTTCAAGAACATGTCCAAACGAGCCTCCGAAATGTTGGTGGAGGACATGCAGTTCATGGGTCCCGTTCGCGTCCGGGACGTGGAGGAGGCCCAGCAGAAGATCGTCAACGTCATCCGCGCTCTCGAAGATGCCGGAGAGATCGTCATCGCCCGAGGTGGAGAGGAAGAGCTGATTGTCTAG
- a CDS encoding FliH/SctL family protein gives MSSGTGRQRLFRAVRLLPEAVKVGSPLPKGKTAPEEACPVSGAEERGEQAAALRAEKERLGLQEKLRRAEEALVEARKHATSLEQEVVKQRRDAEARLEKLKADLESRLEEQREDARRTGHDEGYSEGYARGRNKAFQEVREEYAERFASLAEQIDGVHGELRRNLEELAEANQLRLIRLWSVVLERLLHRQVELNEATVMTLLRQVLLRVSDRERLVVYLHPEDAVSVRERRDEFADILRGIRHIEFVGDENVDRGSCLVETNLGVYDARWRTQLEQISREVDGVLLEGLSSGGAPAPAGREDSAEDGGA, from the coding sequence TTGTCTAGCGGAACCGGTCGCCAGCGTCTTTTCCGGGCGGTACGCCTTCTTCCGGAGGCGGTCAAGGTGGGAAGCCCCCTGCCGAAGGGGAAGACGGCGCCGGAGGAGGCGTGTCCCGTCTCCGGAGCCGAGGAGAGGGGAGAGCAGGCGGCGGCTCTTCGCGCCGAAAAGGAGCGGCTCGGACTTCAGGAGAAGCTTCGCCGGGCGGAAGAAGCCCTGGTGGAGGCGCGCAAACACGCCACGTCCCTGGAGCAGGAGGTCGTGAAACAGCGCAGGGATGCGGAGGCAAGGCTGGAGAAGCTCAAGGCCGATCTGGAATCCCGGCTCGAGGAACAACGGGAGGATGCGCGTCGCACGGGGCATGACGAGGGCTATTCCGAAGGGTATGCCCGGGGGCGGAACAAGGCGTTCCAGGAAGTCCGGGAGGAATACGCGGAGCGCTTCGCCTCCCTGGCGGAACAGATTGACGGTGTCCACGGCGAGCTTCGGCGGAATCTGGAAGAGCTTGCGGAAGCGAACCAGCTCCGGTTGATCCGGCTGTGGAGTGTCGTGCTCGAACGTTTGCTCCATCGCCAGGTGGAACTCAACGAGGCCACGGTGATGACGCTTCTGCGCCAGGTGCTTCTCCGGGTGAGTGATCGGGAGCGCCTGGTGGTGTATCTTCACCCCGAGGATGCCGTCTCGGTGCGGGAACGGCGGGACGAGTTCGCCGACATTCTCCGGGGGATCCGCCATATCGAGTTCGTCGGGGACGAGAACGTGGATCGGGGAAGTTGTCTGGTGGAGACGAATCTCGGCGTGTACGACGCACGGTGGAGGACTCAGCTCGAACAGATTTCCCGGGAGGTTGACGGCGTTCTTCTGGAAGGACTTTCCTCCGGAGGCGCGCCCGCTCCTGCGGGACGGGAGGATTCCGCCGAGGACGGCGGGGCGTAG
- the fliF gene encoding flagellar basal-body MS-ring/collar protein FliF yields the protein MERIRQFFSRIRVFWESLVPWQRYSLLGASVLVVAAIVLLVLWSGRTAYDPLFSGLEVDDQASIVAILREQKIPYRLDPVANAILVPRDVVHEVRLNLASSGLPKGGVVGFEIFDRAKMGMSDFQQRITYLRGLEGELARTVLQIDAVEYAKVNIVIPEQRLFLEQQQPSTASVLVRLKQGKKVGPEQVRSIVHLVAHSVEGLRADDVTVVDTAGNVLSDMIADENFIFAGSDGLGSSVSSVQRELERQQEQEFERKLRVMLERVFGPGKAVVRVRVELDFDKRKVSTREFIPGPTGKGVVRSQQDMEETYTGPGSVPGAPPGTTTNIPGYAITGQQQGNSEYAKTESTKNYEITTREEEQVGTPGTVKRVSASVLVDGTLSDEQLGGLKEAVAAAIGIDEVRGDKLVIQPMPFSTSFVDNLLAQLQEQRRQQLLMGMIALALVLVGAVGVALWWMRRRRRLLLEQAAGGEEGKVPSLRELMENPDLMAGQSEVVVLEEQLRIYAMKNPEDVAAVIKNWLAEE from the coding sequence ATGGAACGGATCAGGCAGTTCTTCTCCAGGATACGGGTTTTTTGGGAGTCCCTTGTTCCGTGGCAGCGGTATTCTCTGCTCGGGGCGTCTGTGCTCGTGGTGGCCGCCATCGTCCTCCTCGTGCTTTGGTCGGGAAGGACAGCCTACGATCCCCTCTTTTCCGGGCTTGAGGTGGACGACCAGGCCTCTATCGTGGCGATCCTTCGGGAGCAGAAGATTCCTTACCGGCTGGATCCCGTGGCCAACGCCATTCTCGTTCCCCGGGACGTGGTCCATGAGGTGCGGCTGAATCTCGCCTCCTCGGGGCTTCCCAAGGGGGGTGTCGTGGGCTTCGAGATCTTCGATCGGGCCAAGATGGGCATGAGCGATTTTCAGCAGCGCATCACCTACCTCCGGGGACTGGAGGGGGAACTGGCGCGGACGGTCCTGCAGATCGACGCCGTGGAGTATGCGAAGGTCAACATCGTCATTCCCGAGCAGCGCCTTTTCCTTGAACAACAGCAGCCCTCCACCGCCTCCGTCCTCGTCCGGCTGAAACAGGGGAAAAAGGTCGGTCCGGAACAGGTGCGTTCCATCGTCCACCTCGTCGCTCACAGCGTCGAGGGTCTTCGTGCCGACGACGTCACCGTGGTGGACACGGCGGGTAATGTCCTCTCCGACATGATCGCCGATGAAAATTTCATCTTTGCGGGAAGCGATGGCCTGGGCTCTTCCGTCTCCTCGGTACAGCGAGAGCTCGAGCGGCAACAGGAACAGGAATTCGAGCGCAAGCTTCGCGTCATGCTGGAGCGGGTTTTCGGCCCCGGCAAGGCCGTGGTGCGCGTCCGGGTGGAACTTGATTTCGACAAGCGGAAAGTTTCCACCAGGGAATTCATCCCCGGTCCTACCGGCAAAGGCGTCGTGCGGAGTCAGCAGGATATGGAAGAAACGTACACGGGGCCAGGCAGTGTCCCCGGGGCGCCCCCGGGAACGACCACGAATATCCCGGGGTATGCCATCACGGGACAGCAACAGGGAAACAGCGAATACGCCAAGACGGAATCCACGAAGAACTACGAGATCACCACCCGGGAAGAAGAGCAGGTGGGGACGCCGGGAACGGTGAAACGGGTCTCCGCCTCGGTTCTCGTGGACGGCACGCTCTCGGACGAACAGCTGGGTGGACTCAAGGAGGCCGTTGCGGCGGCCATCGGTATCGACGAGGTTCGGGGAGACAAGCTCGTCATCCAGCCCATGCCCTTCTCCACCTCTTTTGTGGACAACCTTCTCGCCCAGCTCCAGGAGCAGCGGCGACAGCAGCTCCTCATGGGCATGATCGCGCTCGCGCTCGTGCTTGTGGGGGCGGTCGGCGTGGCTCTTTGGTGGATGCGCCGCCGCCGGCGGCTCCTCCTCGAACAGGCGGCTGGAGGCGAGGAAGGAAAGGTGCCGAGCCTGAGAGAGCTCATGGAAAACCCTGATCTGATGGCCGGACAGAGTGAAGTCGTCGTTCTGGAAGAACAGCTTCGCATCTATGCGATGAAGAACCCCGAGGATGTCGCTGCAGTCATCAAGAATTGGCTGGCTGAGGAATAG
- a CDS encoding flagellar hook protein FlgE: MIRSLWTGVNGVVGHQTYLDVIGNNVANVNTVGFRKSSPVFSDLLSDLMRGATGPQGNVGGVSPMQVGLGSLVTAIDVSQAAGTLSLTDSPTDIAISGSGFFVVQNEQGQFYTRAGNFVADGEGYLVQSGTGNYLMGTRIGDGSVPGTPGGLEPVKIPVPSETGDSEYTLPPKATGGILYACNLDAGMALGDSHATETTVYDNLGNVHQIRVTWSKATEIAPDGTETWKLNRWTWKAELLDEDPPVEVGAGEIGFSGASDPATGIVAGDIIRDGSEIVTINVPYSPVPDPNNPGQTVTPEAGEITLDFGGGGDPLAGITQFGSSSTTRSVKQDGYPMGYRQGVVVTADGVLNVVYSNNMVKSTYRIPLAFFRNPMGLKSEGDVLFSVTANSGDLNLLFPGAENTGKLMGGALEGSNGDLADSFSDLIISQRSFQANARVITTSDAFLKESIAMKK; the protein is encoded by the coding sequence ATGATACGATCTCTGTGGACAGGCGTGAACGGCGTGGTTGGGCATCAGACCTATCTCGACGTGATCGGCAATAACGTGGCCAACGTGAATACCGTTGGTTTTCGCAAATCCTCCCCGGTCTTCTCCGATCTCCTTTCGGACCTGATGCGTGGCGCCACCGGCCCCCAGGGCAATGTGGGCGGTGTGAGCCCCATGCAGGTCGGCTTGGGGTCTCTCGTTACCGCCATCGATGTGAGCCAGGCTGCCGGAACTCTTTCCCTCACCGACAGTCCCACGGATATCGCCATCTCGGGGTCCGGCTTTTTTGTCGTCCAGAATGAACAGGGACAGTTTTACACCAGGGCGGGGAATTTCGTCGCCGATGGAGAAGGGTATCTCGTGCAGTCCGGGACGGGAAACTACCTGATGGGGACGAGAATCGGCGACGGAAGTGTTCCGGGAACTCCCGGCGGACTTGAACCGGTGAAAATTCCCGTGCCGTCCGAAACGGGAGATTCGGAGTACACCCTCCCTCCCAAAGCGACGGGGGGCATCCTTTACGCGTGCAATCTCGACGCGGGCATGGCTCTGGGCGATTCCCACGCCACGGAGACGACTGTCTACGACAATCTCGGCAATGTTCATCAAATCCGGGTGACCTGGTCCAAGGCCACGGAAATCGCTCCGGACGGGACGGAGACATGGAAACTGAACCGCTGGACCTGGAAGGCGGAACTGCTCGACGAGGATCCTCCTGTCGAGGTGGGGGCTGGCGAGATCGGATTTTCCGGCGCTTCCGATCCTGCGACGGGAATCGTGGCGGGCGACATCATCCGGGATGGATCGGAGATCGTCACCATCAACGTGCCCTACAGCCCTGTCCCTGATCCCAACAATCCGGGACAGACCGTCACGCCCGAGGCCGGGGAGATCACCCTCGATTTCGGTGGCGGCGGAGATCCACTCGCGGGGATCACTCAATTCGGAAGCTCCAGCACGACCCGTTCCGTCAAGCAGGATGGCTATCCCATGGGATACCGACAGGGAGTGGTCGTCACCGCCGACGGTGTGCTGAACGTGGTGTATTCAAACAACATGGTCAAATCCACCTACCGCATTCCCCTTGCGTTCTTTCGTAATCCCATGGGACTCAAGAGCGAAGGGGACGTCCTCTTTTCTGTAACCGCGAATTCCGGGGATCTGAACCTCCTCTTTCCCGGCGCGGAGAACACGGGAAAGCTTATGGGAGGTGCGCTTGAGGGGAGCAACGGCGATCTGGCCGACTCCTTCTCCGATCTCATCATTTCTCAGCGGAGCTTTCAGGCGAATGCTCGGGTTATCACCACCAGCGATGCTTTCCTGAAGGAAAGCATCGCCATGAAGAAATAA
- a CDS encoding MotE family protein — MADPMRDSSEERIDEPRPSPKVPKSAGGSSKAKKKSRGRGCAMFLLSLLLLGGTLSGLHLAGVWDARTVLYPLLPQIPLVGEQLSDAFGVPPRYALTVAERRALEIEEREQLLALREAELNALRTASEAISADLLARAEALGRQEALLAEQLAQQPTQDGPDAEEKNIEDLLRTYQEMSPRNAAQIMQDLREDLAVTLLSRMPQDQAAAILAKMDSPKAARLTERLATLKR, encoded by the coding sequence ATGGCGGATCCGATGCGGGATTCCTCCGAAGAGAGAATCGACGAACCGAGGCCCTCGCCGAAGGTTCCCAAGAGCGCCGGAGGGAGCTCCAAGGCGAAGAAAAAGTCCCGCGGACGCGGATGTGCCATGTTTCTTCTGTCACTTCTTCTTCTGGGAGGAACCCTTTCCGGTCTGCATCTGGCCGGTGTGTGGGATGCGCGCACGGTCCTCTATCCGTTGCTTCCCCAGATTCCTCTGGTCGGAGAACAGCTTTCGGATGCCTTCGGCGTGCCTCCCCGTTATGCCCTCACCGTCGCGGAACGTCGCGCCCTCGAAATCGAGGAGCGGGAGCAGCTGCTCGCCCTGCGGGAGGCGGAACTCAACGCTCTCCGGACCGCGTCGGAAGCCATCTCCGCGGATCTCCTCGCCAGAGCGGAAGCGCTCGGAAGGCAGGAGGCGCTTCTGGCGGAACAGTTGGCGCAGCAGCCGACACAGGATGGGCCGGACGCGGAGGAAAAGAACATCGAGGACCTTCTCCGAACCTACCAGGAAATGTCTCCCCGCAACGCCGCCCAGATCATGCAGGATCTCCGGGAGGATCTGGCGGTGACGCTCCTCTCCCGCATGCCCCAGGATCAGGCGGCGGCAATCCTCGCCAAGATGGACAGCCCGAAGGCGGCCCGCCTCACGGAGCGGCTGGCGACTCTCAAGCGGTAA